In one Enterobacteriaceae endosymbiont of Donacia thalassina genomic region, the following are encoded:
- the serS gene encoding serine--tRNA ligase: MLDTHLLRNNINYVYKMLKKRNFYLDINLINQLEKKRKNIQIKLEKLQIKKNQISKNLSKNIENISKYKKIVIEINNQISKNKILLNNIKKDIYNIYNLIPNLPLDGVPIGKDSKENKEIKKWGKIVKYNFPILDHIEIGYLHKGIDLESGVNLSGSKFFVLKGTIAYLYRILIQFMLNIHINNHNYKEIYVPYVVKKKTLYGTGQLPKFSKDLFHIKNFKNSNVCDYFLIPTAEVPLTNLVYNKIIEEKELPIKMVAHSPCFRSEVGSYGKYNKGLIRTHQFDKVELVQLVKPKFSIKTLEQITDHAEKILQLLKLPYRKMLLCTGDMSFAASKTYDLEVWFPSKNKYYEISSCSNMWDFQSRRIKARYRRIKDGKIKFIHTLNGSGLAVGRTLAAIMENYQLKNGSIKIPRILRPYMQGLKYIK, from the coding sequence TTTAGATATTAATCTAATAAATCAATTAGAAAAAAAACGTAAAAATATTCAAATTAAATTAGAAAAATTACAAATTAAAAAAAACCAAATATCTAAAAATTTATCAAAAAATATTGAAAATATATCTAAATATAAAAAAATAGTAATAGAGATTAATAATCAAATTTCAAAAAATAAAATTTTATTAAATAATATAAAAAAAGATATATATAATATATATAATTTAATACCTAATTTACCATTAGATGGTGTGCCTATTGGAAAAGATTCAAAAGAAAATAAAGAAATCAAAAAATGGGGGAAAATAGTTAAATATAATTTTCCTATACTTGATCATATAGAAATAGGTTACTTACATAAAGGTATTGATTTAGAATCAGGTGTAAACTTGAGCGGATCAAAATTTTTTGTATTAAAAGGAACAATAGCATATTTATATAGAATACTTATTCAATTTATGTTAAATATTCATATTAATAATCATAATTATAAAGAAATTTATGTTCCTTATGTAGTAAAAAAAAAAACTTTATATGGTACTGGACAATTACCTAAATTTAGTAAAGATCTTTTTCATATAAAAAATTTTAAAAATTCTAATGTATGTGATTATTTTTTAATCCCTACTGCAGAAGTACCATTAACAAATCTAGTATATAATAAAATTATTGAAGAAAAAGAATTACCAATCAAAATGGTAGCTCATAGTCCTTGTTTTCGATCAGAAGTTGGTTCATATGGTAAATATAATAAAGGATTAATACGTACACATCAATTTGATAAGGTAGAATTAGTACAATTAGTCAAACCTAAATTTTCTATTAAAACTTTAGAACAAATTACTGATCATGCAGAAAAAATATTACAATTATTAAAATTACCATATAGAAAAATGTTATTATGTACAGGTGATATGAGTTTTGCAGCGAGTAAAACTTATGATTTAGAAGTATGGTTTCCTTCAAAAAATAAATATTATGAAATTTCTTCTTGTTCTAATATGTGGGATTTTCAATCAAGAAGAATAAAAGCCAGATATAGAAGAATTAAAGATGGAAAAATTAAATTTATACATACTTTAAATGGTTCTGGGTTAGCAGTTGGTAGGACATTAGCTGCTATTATGGAAAATTATCAACTTAAAAATGGAAGTATTAAAATACCAAGAATTTTACGGCCATATATGCAAGGTTTAAAATATATAAAATAA
- the argR gene encoding transcriptional regulator ArgR: MNNIISAKKKEANLIKLFKNLIKQEKFSTQTEIVRALQAEGFHKINQSKVSRMLTKFGAVRIRNTKMEMVYCLPLELGVPNTTSPLKNLVLDIDYNDILIIIHTSPGAAQLIARLLDSLGKAEGILGTIAGDDTIFVVPTRLFKTIHLYNSIQNLFEQKF; encoded by the coding sequence ATGAATAATATAATTTCTGCAAAAAAAAAAGAAGCTAATTTAATTAAATTATTTAAAAATTTAATAAAACAAGAAAAATTTAGTACTCAAACAGAAATTGTACGTGCTTTACAAGCAGAAGGATTTCATAAAATTAATCAATCAAAAGTATCTAGGATGTTAACAAAATTTGGAGCTGTAAGAATTAGAAATACTAAAATGGAAATGGTATATTGTTTACCTTTAGAATTAGGAGTACCAAATACAACCAGCCCATTAAAAAATTTAGTATTAGATATTGATTATAATGATATTTTAATTATTATTCATACTAGTCCTGGAGCAGCTCAATTAATAGCCAGGTTATTAGATTCTTTAGGAAAAGCAGAAGGTATATTGGGAACAATTGCAGGTGATGATACTATTTTTGTAGTACCTACTCGTTTATTTAAAACTATTCATTTATATAATTCTATACAAAATTTATTTGAACAAAAATTTTAA